The following proteins are co-located in the Pseudarthrobacter siccitolerans genome:
- a CDS encoding glucose-6-phosphate dehydrogenase, translated as MTSQTTVKTLLILGASGDLTGRLLLPGLARLVATGRAAGLRLVGAGSDPWTPEQWRERVHQSFAASAEAADAAGQASLEDLEKETVYHQLDVTADGALAAALATLEGPTAVYFALPPRISQLACETLRPDQVPAGTRLVMEKPFGSSEESAHSLNQTLARLVPEDHIHRVDHFLGKATVLNILGLRFANNFLEPVWNRHHVEKVEIIFDEDLALEGRARYYDGAGALRDMIQSHLLQIMALMAMEPPSSISERDLRDAISTVLRAASVGAPYAGSTHRARYTAGTLAGKEVPDYAREDGVDASRGTETLAQIQVGIENWRWKGVPFILRSGKAIGVKRKEAVVTFRPVPHLPRGFTGVDSPNQLRIGFGPDTLEFDVDVNGPGEILSLSRITLEAELSASELLPYGEVLEGVLAGDPLLSVRGDTAEDCWRIVEPVLKAWQQDSVRLEEYDAGSAGPAEWSSTARAE; from the coding sequence ATGACGAGCCAAACAACGGTAAAAACCCTGCTCATCCTCGGCGCTTCCGGAGACCTCACAGGCCGGCTGCTCCTGCCGGGCCTCGCACGCCTTGTGGCCACGGGCCGCGCGGCAGGGCTGCGGCTGGTGGGGGCAGGCTCGGATCCCTGGACGCCGGAGCAATGGCGGGAGAGGGTGCATCAGTCTTTTGCGGCGTCGGCGGAAGCGGCCGATGCCGCAGGCCAGGCGTCTTTGGAGGACCTTGAAAAGGAAACCGTCTACCACCAGCTCGATGTCACCGCCGACGGTGCTCTGGCCGCGGCCCTGGCCACCCTGGAGGGTCCCACGGCCGTCTATTTCGCGTTGCCGCCGCGGATCAGCCAGCTGGCCTGCGAAACCCTCCGGCCGGACCAGGTGCCGGCCGGAACGCGGCTGGTGATGGAAAAGCCCTTCGGCTCCAGCGAGGAATCCGCCCATTCGCTGAACCAGACCCTGGCGCGTCTGGTCCCGGAGGACCACATCCACCGGGTGGACCACTTCCTGGGGAAGGCCACGGTGCTGAATATCCTGGGTCTGCGGTTCGCCAACAACTTCCTGGAGCCGGTCTGGAACCGGCATCACGTGGAAAAAGTGGAGATCATTTTCGACGAAGACCTGGCGCTGGAGGGCCGGGCACGCTACTACGACGGCGCGGGCGCACTCCGCGACATGATCCAGAGCCACCTGCTGCAGATCATGGCCCTGATGGCCATGGAGCCGCCGTCGAGCATCAGCGAACGGGACCTGCGCGATGCGATTTCGACGGTCCTGCGCGCGGCCAGCGTCGGCGCGCCCTACGCCGGGTCCACCCACAGGGCGCGTTACACGGCCGGCACACTGGCAGGAAAGGAAGTCCCGGACTATGCCCGGGAGGACGGCGTGGACGCGTCACGCGGGACTGAAACCCTCGCCCAGATCCAGGTAGGAATCGAAAATTGGCGCTGGAAGGGCGTCCCGTTTATTCTCCGGTCCGGAAAGGCGATAGGCGTTAAGCGCAAGGAAGCCGTGGTGACGTTCCGGCCGGTGCCCCATCTGCCCCGGGGCTTTACCGGGGTGGATTCGCCCAACCAGCTTCGGATCGGCTTCGGGCCGGACACCCTCGAGTTCGACGTCGATGTGAACGGTCCAGGGGAAATCCTCAGCCTGTCCCGGATCACCCTTGAGGCAGAACTAAGCGCCTCCGAACTCCTGCCCTACGGTGAAGTCCTTGAGGGTGTGCTGGCCGGCGATCCGTTGCTCTCCGTCCGGGGCGATACCGCAGAAGACTGCTGGCGGATCGTTGAGCCGGTGTTAAAGGCATGGCAGCAGGACAGCGTCCGCCTGGAAGAGTACGACGCGGGATCGGCCGGTCCGGCGGAATGGTCCAGTACCGCGCGCGCAGAGTAG
- a CDS encoding P-II family nitrogen regulator, giving the protein MKLITAIVRPEKLEAIREGLEAYGVQGLTVSAASGYGRQRGYTEVYRGAEYNVDLLPKIRVEVLATNEQADDILDVIIASSNTGRAGDGKVWTIDVFEAVRVRTGERGVAAI; this is encoded by the coding sequence ATGAAACTGATCACCGCAATCGTCAGGCCGGAAAAGCTCGAAGCCATCCGGGAAGGACTGGAAGCCTACGGCGTACAGGGCCTGACGGTCAGCGCGGCCAGCGGCTACGGCCGGCAGCGCGGCTACACCGAGGTGTACCGCGGCGCCGAGTACAACGTGGACCTGCTGCCGAAGATCCGGGTGGAAGTCCTGGCGACGAACGAGCAGGCCGATGACATCCTGGACGTCATCATCGCCAGTTCGAACACCGGCCGGGCCGGCGACGGCAAAGTCTGGACCATTGACGTCTTCGAAGCAGTCCGGGTCCGCACCGGGGAACGCGGCGTCGCCGCCATTTAG
- a CDS encoding ammonium transporter has protein sequence MELTAGHVWIMVAAALVLFMTPGLAFFYGGMTRAKAALNMMMMSFISIGMVGVVWVLWGASMSSGEGFLQIVGNPFATFGLEGIDTPDGLIKVGYAATFAIITVALISGAIADRAKFGAWTVFVPVWVTLVYCPLAYMVWGGGLFGPEGAVGQALGPAIDFAGGTVVHINAGVAALVLVLIIGNRKGFGKDPNHRPHNIPFVMLGAAILWFGWFGFNGGAATTAEQGGLIWVNTLAAPAAAMLGWLVTERIRDGHPTSLGAASGVVAGLVAITPACANVSPVGALGLGVVAGVASALAVGLKFRWGFDDSLDVVGVHLVSGIIGTVALGFIALPADGVGGGLFYGGGFTQLWAQLAAAGIAIAYSAILTAIIALAIHKTMGFRVSQEQETVGVDLSLHAETAYEFGVSGHGGSFQPLHDMITGKTQQEGAQAAEAAASKKESATGKESVGA, from the coding sequence ATGGAACTTACCGCAGGTCACGTTTGGATCATGGTGGCGGCAGCCCTTGTGCTGTTCATGACACCAGGTCTGGCATTTTTCTATGGCGGCATGACCCGTGCCAAGGCCGCACTGAACATGATGATGATGAGCTTCATCTCCATCGGCATGGTCGGCGTTGTCTGGGTTCTCTGGGGTGCATCCATGAGCTCCGGCGAAGGTTTCCTGCAGATTGTCGGCAACCCCTTCGCTACGTTCGGCCTCGAGGGGATCGATACACCTGATGGACTGATCAAGGTTGGCTACGCGGCCACCTTCGCCATCATCACCGTCGCACTGATCAGCGGCGCCATCGCCGACCGCGCCAAGTTCGGCGCCTGGACCGTGTTCGTCCCCGTCTGGGTCACACTGGTGTACTGCCCGCTGGCCTACATGGTCTGGGGCGGCGGACTGTTCGGCCCCGAGGGTGCCGTGGGACAGGCACTCGGACCCGCCATCGACTTCGCCGGTGGCACCGTGGTCCACATCAACGCAGGCGTCGCGGCCCTGGTACTGGTCCTGATCATCGGCAACCGCAAGGGCTTCGGCAAGGACCCGAACCACCGCCCGCACAACATCCCGTTCGTGATGCTCGGCGCAGCCATCCTCTGGTTCGGCTGGTTCGGCTTCAACGGCGGCGCCGCCACCACTGCTGAACAGGGCGGCCTCATCTGGGTCAACACCCTCGCTGCCCCCGCGGCAGCCATGCTCGGCTGGCTTGTCACCGAACGCATCCGCGACGGCCACCCCACCTCGCTGGGCGCAGCCTCCGGCGTCGTTGCCGGCCTCGTCGCCATCACCCCCGCCTGTGCCAACGTCAGCCCCGTCGGTGCCCTCGGCCTCGGCGTGGTAGCCGGAGTAGCCTCCGCACTCGCCGTGGGACTCAAGTTCCGCTGGGGATTCGATGACTCGCTCGACGTCGTCGGCGTCCACCTCGTCTCCGGCATCATCGGCACCGTTGCCCTGGGCTTCATCGCACTGCCCGCCGACGGCGTGGGTGGCGGCCTGTTCTACGGCGGCGGATTCACCCAGCTGTGGGCACAGCTCGCAGCAGCAGGAATCGCCATTGCCTACTCCGCGATCCTGACGGCCATCATTGCCCTGGCCATCCACAAGACCATGGGCTTCCGGGTCTCGCAGGAACAGGAAACGGTGGGTGTGGACCTCAGCCTGCACGCCGAGACCGCCTACGAGTTCGGTGTCAGCGGCCACGGCGGAAGCTTCCAGCCGCTGCACGACATGATCACGGGCAAGACCCAGCAGGAAGGCGCACAGGCTGCCGAAGCCGCAGCGTCGAAGAAAGAATCAGCAACAGGTAAGGAAAGCGTGGGGGCATGA
- a CDS encoding MFS transporter, whose protein sequence is MTAAPRGSGATSRILARLRPNRDRLPRDIKVMLVAAFLIALGFGLVAPVLPQFATTFGVGNTEASVIVAIFAFMRLVFAPAGGSLIGKVGERPVYVAGLLIVAVSTAACAFAQDYWQLLLFRGLGGAGSVMFTVASMALVIRLAPPESRGRVSGAYASAFLVGNVCGPIVGGLLAGFGLRIPFLAYAAALVVAALVVQTQLSHQRRGSASEQQRAPDMHFGEALATGAYRAALASSFANGWGTFGVRMATVPLLAAAVFGAGPEAAGLALAVFAAGNAAALTFSGRLADSMGRRPMMIAGLLVAGAATAAIGFADQLGWFLAASAVAGVGSGLFGPAQQAAVADVIGTGRSGGKVLAVFQMASDVGAIVGPVAAGVLADRLGYGWAFGVTGGIMLLAAGAWLGTRETLKPAKA, encoded by the coding sequence ATGACGGCAGCACCCCGCGGAAGCGGCGCCACTTCAAGGATCCTGGCCCGCCTTCGGCCGAATCGGGACCGGCTTCCGCGCGACATCAAGGTGATGCTCGTTGCCGCGTTCCTGATTGCGCTTGGATTCGGGCTTGTTGCGCCCGTATTGCCGCAATTCGCAACAACCTTTGGGGTGGGCAACACCGAGGCATCCGTGATTGTTGCCATCTTCGCGTTCATGCGGCTGGTCTTTGCTCCCGCCGGCGGGAGCCTGATCGGCAAGGTGGGTGAACGGCCCGTCTACGTGGCCGGGCTCCTCATCGTGGCCGTGTCGACGGCGGCCTGCGCCTTTGCCCAGGACTACTGGCAGCTGCTGCTCTTCCGTGGGCTCGGCGGTGCCGGCTCCGTGATGTTCACTGTGGCGTCGATGGCCCTGGTGATCCGGCTCGCGCCGCCGGAGAGCCGCGGCCGGGTTTCCGGGGCATACGCGTCAGCGTTCCTTGTCGGCAACGTGTGCGGTCCCATTGTAGGCGGGTTGTTGGCCGGGTTCGGCCTCCGGATACCCTTCCTGGCCTATGCCGCGGCGCTGGTCGTTGCCGCGCTGGTGGTGCAGACACAGCTGAGCCACCAGCGCCGCGGATCAGCGAGCGAACAGCAGCGGGCACCGGACATGCACTTTGGGGAGGCCCTGGCAACCGGCGCGTACCGGGCTGCGCTGGCATCCAGTTTCGCGAACGGCTGGGGCACGTTCGGTGTCCGGATGGCCACTGTTCCGCTGTTGGCCGCTGCTGTCTTCGGCGCCGGTCCGGAGGCGGCGGGGCTGGCGTTGGCCGTCTTCGCCGCAGGCAATGCCGCGGCGCTGACCTTTTCGGGCAGGTTGGCGGACAGCATGGGGCGCAGGCCCATGATGATCGCGGGGCTGCTGGTGGCGGGCGCCGCCACTGCTGCCATCGGGTTCGCTGACCAGCTCGGGTGGTTCCTGGCCGCCTCCGCAGTGGCCGGCGTCGGCTCCGGGCTGTTCGGGCCCGCCCAGCAGGCGGCCGTCGCAGACGTGATCGGCACCGGGCGGTCAGGCGGCAAGGTGCTGGCTGTGTTCCAGATGGCGTCCGACGTCGGAGCGATCGTTGGGCCTGTCGCGGCCGGTGTGCTCGCGGACCGTTTGGGCTATGGCTGGGCTTTCGGGGTTACCGGCGGCATCATGCTGCTGGCAGCGGGCGCGTGGCTCGGCACCAGGGAGACCCTCAAACCCGCCAAGGCCTGA
- the ftsY gene encoding signal recognition particle-docking protein FtsY, producing MNDILPIILSIVAALAVIGGLIPVLLKTRKNINQYPGTRDANDPVLPRGGSTAVEDRSATTTDGTAADTVDLEELDTTTVPDDAAGLEVIPVETPLPVAGRLMRLRERLVRSNNIMGKGLLALLSSDNIDETVWDEVEETLLLADLGTEPTMQLVDALRERVKVLGTRTPEHVKVLLREELIKLVDPAMDRTLNVQRHDGKPAVMMVVGVNGVGKTTTVGKLARVLVAEDKDVLLGAADTFRAAAAEQLATWGQRVGVPTVKSDIDGADPASVAYEAVKAGIDQEVDVVMIDTAGRLQNKVGLMDELGKVKRVVEKLAEVDEVLLVLDATTGQNGLNQARVFAEVVNITGIVLTKLDGTAKGGIVVAIQKSLGVPVKLIGLGEGADDLAPFEAEAFVDALLN from the coding sequence GTGAATGACATCCTCCCCATAATTTTGTCCATTGTTGCTGCCTTGGCGGTTATTGGCGGGCTGATTCCGGTCCTGCTCAAGACGCGGAAAAACATCAACCAGTACCCGGGCACCCGGGACGCCAACGATCCCGTACTGCCCCGGGGCGGCAGCACGGCGGTCGAGGACAGGTCGGCCACCACCACGGACGGCACGGCCGCCGATACCGTGGACCTGGAGGAACTGGACACCACCACAGTCCCGGACGACGCGGCGGGGCTGGAGGTCATCCCGGTAGAGACGCCGCTGCCGGTAGCCGGCCGGCTCATGCGCCTTCGCGAACGGCTCGTCCGCTCCAACAACATCATGGGCAAGGGCCTCCTGGCCCTGCTGTCCAGCGACAACATCGACGAAACCGTCTGGGACGAAGTTGAGGAAACCCTCCTCCTGGCTGACCTTGGCACCGAACCGACCATGCAGCTGGTTGACGCCCTGCGTGAGCGGGTCAAGGTGCTGGGCACCCGGACCCCGGAGCACGTCAAGGTGCTGCTCCGGGAAGAACTCATCAAGCTCGTAGATCCCGCGATGGACCGCACCCTCAATGTCCAGCGCCACGACGGCAAGCCTGCCGTGATGATGGTCGTCGGCGTGAACGGCGTCGGCAAGACCACTACCGTGGGCAAGCTCGCCCGCGTGCTGGTGGCGGAGGACAAGGACGTCCTCCTGGGTGCCGCAGACACCTTCCGGGCCGCTGCCGCCGAGCAGTTGGCCACCTGGGGCCAGCGCGTGGGCGTCCCCACCGTCAAATCGGACATCGACGGCGCCGATCCCGCCTCTGTTGCCTACGAGGCGGTCAAGGCCGGCATCGACCAGGAAGTCGACGTGGTCATGATTGACACCGCCGGCCGGCTCCAGAACAAGGTTGGCCTCATGGACGAGCTCGGGAAGGTCAAGCGCGTCGTGGAAAAGCTGGCTGAGGTGGATGAGGTCCTCCTGGTGCTGGACGCCACCACCGGCCAGAACGGGCTGAACCAGGCGCGGGTGTTTGCAGAAGTGGTCAACATCACGGGCATCGTCCTCACCAAGCTGGACGGCACGGCCAAGGGCGGCATCGTGGTCGCCATCCAGAAATCCCTTGGCGTTCCGGTCAAGCTCATCGGACTGGGCGAAGGCGCGGACGACCTCGCGCCCTTCGAGGCCGAAGCATTTGTGGACGCCCTGCTGAACTAG
- the smc gene encoding chromosome segregation protein SMC, with product MHLKSLTVRGFKSFASATTFEFEPGVTAVVGPNGSGKSNVVDALAWVMGEQGAKTLRGGKMEDVIFAGTSGRPPLGRAHVSLTIDNTDGALPIEYSEVTIARTLFRAGGSEYAINGASCRLLDIQELLSDSGLGREMHVIVGQGQLDRVLHATPEDRRGFIEEAAGILKHRRRKERTVRKLEAMQANLQRLTDLTGEIRRQLTPLGKQAEVARRAQRVQFDVRDARARLLADDLVQLQQALEQDVADEAALKTRRVAVEQELVAGRRQQAALEQLAAEATPKLNAARDTWYRLTASRERLRSLGSLARERSRLLGSTEPAPAGRDPEQLERQAARVREELAELERHILDRRSALETASAAKAQAEAAALAEDKRLTAVLRAAADRREGLARLAGQVAAARSRVESAQAELGRLRESQAAGLERRARAQSEFTALENQVAGVEEGEESLDADYEAASEALDAVLQEISGLTAAVSEGIRKRDALAARLDALKLGLTRKDGAAHVLQAGVAGVLGSLAAELTVEPGFETAIAAALGEASEAVLVRDEETAAAVVQVLKDDDAGRASLLLASAGAASGAEARPAPSLPEGAEWAAGLIRDAGLSAPAVRHLLNGIAVVPDVQAAAAVVSAHPEITAVTRAGDIFTAVSATGGSAKAPSLLEVQAAVDDAEGQLSAVTAGLERSRFALAGAEARRSEAQDRADAALDRLHESDARLAAVAERLGHLNSVLRSAVGESERLAASLARAEQNVAAEEEALAAVAARLAAAQEAPLEQEPSTGHRDALAAAAAAARAAEVEARLSLRSAEEQLAATQNRVASLERAAATERRAREEAAERARSRRAQAKRAAAVAAAVELALRYMDVSVDVARHERDLAEENREQRDSELLHIRSANDTFARELAELTDNVHRDELARAQQLARIEALESRSIDELGITPDALVTDYGPDVPVPVPAGESADKWAALRAPVDAAGTEIIGGKPYVREEQEKRLRKAERDLSSLGRVNPLALEEFAALEERHQFLSTQLEDLKASRKDLLDIIKEVDDRVQRVFTEAFEDTQAQFIRVFERLFPGGEGRLVLTDPGDMLTTGIDVEARPAGKKIKRLSLLSGGERSLTAVALLVAIFKARPSPFYVMDEVEAALDDTNLGRLITIFEELRESSQLIVITHQKRTMEVADALYGVTMRGDGVSTVISQRLAAEV from the coding sequence TTGCACCTCAAAAGCCTGACCGTCCGGGGGTTCAAGTCATTTGCGTCCGCCACCACCTTCGAGTTCGAACCAGGCGTCACCGCCGTGGTGGGCCCGAATGGCTCCGGCAAGTCCAACGTGGTGGATGCCCTGGCCTGGGTCATGGGGGAGCAGGGTGCCAAGACCCTCCGCGGCGGGAAGATGGAGGACGTCATCTTCGCCGGAACCTCAGGCCGGCCACCGCTCGGGCGCGCCCACGTCTCGCTGACCATCGACAACACCGACGGTGCCTTGCCCATCGAGTACAGCGAGGTGACCATCGCGCGGACGCTTTTCCGCGCGGGCGGGTCCGAGTACGCCATCAATGGTGCCAGCTGCCGACTGCTGGACATCCAGGAACTGCTCTCCGACTCCGGCCTGGGCCGCGAGATGCACGTCATCGTGGGCCAGGGCCAGCTGGACAGGGTCCTGCACGCCACCCCGGAGGACCGCCGCGGTTTCATTGAGGAAGCGGCCGGCATCCTCAAGCACCGCCGCCGCAAGGAACGGACAGTGCGCAAGCTGGAGGCCATGCAGGCCAACCTGCAGCGCCTCACCGACCTCACCGGAGAAATCAGGCGCCAGCTCACCCCGCTCGGCAAACAGGCTGAGGTTGCCCGCAGGGCCCAGCGTGTCCAGTTCGACGTCCGCGACGCACGGGCCAGGCTGTTGGCGGATGACCTCGTCCAGCTGCAGCAAGCTCTGGAGCAGGACGTGGCAGATGAAGCCGCACTGAAAACCCGCCGCGTCGCCGTCGAGCAGGAACTGGTTGCCGGCCGCCGGCAGCAGGCCGCCCTGGAGCAGCTCGCCGCCGAGGCAACGCCAAAACTGAACGCGGCACGCGACACCTGGTACCGGCTGACAGCCTCGCGTGAACGGCTCCGCTCCCTCGGCTCGCTGGCCCGGGAACGCAGCCGCCTGCTCGGTTCCACTGAGCCGGCCCCCGCCGGCCGGGACCCTGAACAGCTGGAGCGCCAGGCCGCCCGGGTCCGGGAGGAGCTCGCCGAACTCGAACGCCACATCCTGGACAGGCGGAGTGCCCTGGAGACGGCCAGTGCGGCAAAGGCGCAAGCCGAAGCTGCAGCACTAGCCGAAGACAAACGGCTCACAGCAGTTCTGCGGGCCGCCGCTGACCGGCGCGAAGGACTGGCACGGCTCGCCGGGCAGGTTGCCGCTGCACGGTCCCGCGTGGAATCCGCGCAGGCTGAGCTGGGCAGGCTCCGGGAGTCCCAGGCCGCGGGGCTGGAGCGGCGCGCCCGGGCACAATCCGAGTTCACAGCGCTTGAAAACCAGGTGGCCGGGGTGGAGGAGGGCGAGGAATCCCTTGATGCGGACTACGAGGCCGCCAGCGAGGCCCTGGACGCGGTGCTGCAGGAAATCTCCGGGTTGACCGCCGCCGTCAGCGAGGGAATCCGGAAGCGTGATGCCCTCGCGGCGCGCCTGGACGCCCTGAAACTTGGCCTCACCAGGAAAGACGGTGCGGCCCATGTCCTGCAGGCAGGCGTGGCAGGAGTGCTGGGAAGCCTCGCCGCGGAACTCACCGTGGAACCGGGCTTTGAAACGGCAATAGCCGCTGCCCTGGGGGAGGCTTCCGAAGCGGTGCTGGTCCGCGACGAGGAGACGGCGGCAGCAGTGGTTCAGGTTCTGAAGGATGACGACGCCGGCCGCGCGTCGCTCCTGCTGGCTTCCGCAGGTGCCGCTTCCGGAGCTGAGGCCCGCCCGGCGCCGTCCCTCCCCGAGGGAGCCGAATGGGCTGCCGGACTCATCAGGGACGCCGGATTGTCCGCCCCGGCGGTGAGGCACCTGCTGAACGGCATCGCCGTCGTCCCCGACGTCCAGGCAGCTGCCGCCGTGGTGTCGGCCCACCCAGAGATCACCGCGGTGACCCGGGCGGGTGATATTTTTACGGCTGTTTCCGCCACGGGCGGGTCAGCCAAAGCCCCGTCGCTTTTGGAAGTCCAGGCTGCGGTAGACGACGCCGAAGGCCAACTCTCCGCCGTCACCGCTGGGCTTGAGCGCAGCAGGTTCGCCCTGGCCGGCGCCGAGGCCCGGCGGTCAGAGGCGCAGGACCGGGCCGACGCCGCCCTTGACCGGCTGCATGAGTCAGATGCGAGGCTGGCCGCTGTTGCCGAGCGGCTGGGACACCTCAATTCCGTGCTCCGCAGTGCCGTGGGTGAAAGCGAGAGGCTGGCGGCGTCGCTGGCGCGGGCCGAGCAAAACGTTGCGGCGGAAGAGGAGGCGCTCGCTGCCGTGGCCGCGCGGCTGGCCGCCGCCCAGGAAGCGCCGCTGGAGCAGGAGCCCTCCACCGGGCATCGGGATGCCCTTGCCGCCGCGGCGGCAGCAGCCCGGGCCGCCGAGGTGGAGGCACGGTTGTCGCTGCGCAGCGCCGAAGAACAACTCGCCGCCACCCAAAACCGGGTTGCGTCACTGGAGCGTGCGGCGGCCACCGAACGCCGCGCGCGCGAGGAAGCCGCGGAACGGGCCCGCAGCCGGCGCGCCCAGGCGAAACGTGCCGCGGCCGTCGCAGCCGCCGTCGAACTCGCCCTGCGGTACATGGATGTGTCCGTGGACGTCGCACGGCACGAGCGCGACCTTGCGGAGGAGAACCGGGAACAGCGGGATAGCGAACTGCTGCACATCCGGTCAGCGAACGACACCTTCGCCCGGGAACTGGCCGAACTCACGGACAATGTGCACCGGGATGAGTTGGCCCGCGCACAGCAACTGGCCCGGATCGAAGCCCTCGAAAGCCGCTCCATTGATGAGCTCGGAATTACCCCGGACGCCCTGGTGACGGACTACGGGCCGGACGTTCCCGTTCCGGTCCCGGCCGGGGAAAGCGCCGACAAGTGGGCGGCCCTGCGCGCCCCGGTGGACGCCGCCGGAACGGAAATCATCGGGGGAAAGCCTTACGTCCGCGAGGAGCAGGAGAAACGGCTCCGGAAAGCCGAACGCGACCTCTCCAGCCTGGGCCGGGTGAACCCCCTGGCACTGGAGGAATTCGCCGCGCTCGAGGAGCGCCACCAGTTCCTCAGCACGCAACTGGAGGACCTGAAAGCCAGCCGCAAGGACCTGCTGGACATCATCAAGGAAGTGGACGACCGCGTACAGCGGGTCTTCACCGAAGCCTTCGAGGATACCCAGGCGCAGTTCATCAGGGTCTTTGAGCGGCTGTTCCCCGGCGGCGAGGGACGGCTGGTCCTCACGGATCCGGGGGACATGCTGACCACCGGTATTGACGTGGAGGCCCGCCCTGCGGGCAAGAAGATCAAGCGCCTGTCGCTGCTGTCCGGCGGTGAGCGCTCGCTGACCGCCGTCGCCCTGCTGGTGGCCATCTTTAAGGCGCGCCCGTCGCCCTTCTATGTGATGGATGAGGTGGAGGCTGCCTTGGATGACACCAACCTGGGCAGGCTCATCACCATCTTTGAGGAGCTCCGGGAGTCCAGCCAGCTCATTGTCATCACCCACCAGAAGCGGACCATGGAAGTGGCGGACGCACTCTACGGCGTGACCATGAGGGGCGACGGCGTGTCCACCGTGATCAGCCAGCGCCTGGCAGCTGAGGTCTAG
- the mutM gene encoding bifunctional DNA-formamidopyrimidine glycosylase/DNA-(apurinic or apyrimidinic site) lyase → MPELPEVEVVRRGLVSWVRGRTIEGVDVLDERSIRRHALGAGDFVGNLEGATVADVVRRGKFLWMPLLDAPAGTLDPSPSVVGRPAVALMAHLGMSGQLLLQDGSVPDEKHLKVRFRLSSSDGMPEQLRFVDQRIFGGLFVTSLVPTDDGGPGGLAESPLPLIAEEASHIARDPLDPAFSFDLFYRRLRKRKTGLKRALLDQGLVSGIGNIYADEALWRARLHFARPTDTLRRAEAERVLGSARDVMLDALAAGGTSFDSLYVNVNGASGYFDRSLNAYGREGQPCKRCAAAGIHAVIRRDQFMNRSSHTCPVCQPRPRNGRW, encoded by the coding sequence GTGCCCGAACTTCCCGAAGTTGAGGTGGTCCGCCGCGGCCTGGTGAGCTGGGTCCGCGGCCGGACCATCGAGGGCGTGGACGTCCTTGACGAACGATCAATCCGCCGCCATGCGCTGGGTGCCGGGGATTTCGTCGGGAACCTCGAGGGGGCCACCGTCGCCGACGTCGTGCGGCGGGGCAAGTTCCTCTGGATGCCGCTGCTGGACGCCCCCGCCGGCACCCTGGATCCAAGCCCTTCCGTCGTCGGCCGTCCCGCCGTGGCACTGATGGCCCATCTCGGGATGAGCGGCCAACTGCTTCTGCAGGACGGAAGCGTTCCGGACGAGAAGCACCTCAAAGTGCGGTTCCGTTTGAGTTCCAGCGACGGCATGCCCGAACAATTGCGGTTCGTGGACCAGCGGATCTTCGGCGGATTGTTCGTCACCTCGCTGGTACCAACGGACGACGGCGGCCCTGGCGGACTCGCCGAATCGCCCCTCCCGCTGATAGCAGAGGAAGCATCGCACATCGCACGGGATCCTCTGGACCCGGCCTTCTCGTTTGACCTTTTCTACCGCCGCCTCCGCAAGCGCAAAACCGGACTCAAACGGGCGTTGCTGGACCAAGGGCTGGTATCCGGCATCGGCAACATCTACGCCGACGAAGCACTGTGGCGTGCGCGCCTGCACTTTGCCCGGCCCACGGACACCCTCCGCCGGGCCGAAGCGGAAAGGGTGCTGGGCAGCGCACGTGACGTGATGCTCGATGCGCTGGCCGCCGGCGGAACCAGCTTCGACTCGCTGTATGTGAACGTCAATGGCGCTTCCGGGTACTTCGACCGGTCCCTCAACGCCTATGGCCGGGAGGGACAGCCGTGCAAGCGGTGCGCCGCTGCGGGAATCCATGCAGTGATTCGCCGCGACCAGTTCATGAACCGTTCCTCACACACCTGTCCGGTCTGCCAGCCCCGCCCCCGGAACGGCCGCTGGTAG
- the rnc gene encoding ribonuclease III yields MSSTEELLKRLGVSIDAGTLRLALTHRSYAYENGGIPTNERLEFLGDSILGFSVTDALYRDNPDLPEGDLAKRRSAVVSTRALAGIGRSLGIGEFIYLGQGEKLTEGKNKASILADTMEALIGATYVSNDIETARQLVMRLIGPLLKDAAALGAGTDWKTSIQELAASRQLGTIHYAVEGSGPDHARVFTAVLHIGGTAYGSGTGHSKKEAEQEAAADAWRALSGTAASKAPASATGGKSAGSIAAK; encoded by the coding sequence ATGTCTTCAACTGAAGAGCTTCTGAAGCGTCTCGGTGTCTCTATTGACGCCGGGACGCTTCGTCTTGCGCTCACACACCGTTCCTACGCCTACGAAAACGGCGGCATCCCCACCAACGAGCGGCTCGAATTCCTGGGTGACTCCATCCTGGGGTTCTCCGTAACGGACGCCCTGTACCGGGACAACCCGGACCTTCCCGAAGGCGATCTTGCCAAGCGCCGGTCGGCTGTAGTCAGCACCCGGGCCCTTGCCGGCATCGGGCGTAGCCTGGGCATTGGCGAATTCATCTACCTCGGGCAGGGCGAAAAGCTCACTGAGGGAAAAAACAAGGCGTCGATCCTTGCAGACACCATGGAGGCCTTGATCGGTGCCACCTACGTGTCCAACGATATTGAGACGGCCCGCCAGCTCGTGATGCGGCTGATCGGGCCCCTGCTGAAGGACGCGGCTGCCCTGGGCGCCGGGACCGACTGGAAAACCAGCATCCAGGAACTTGCGGCCAGCCGCCAGCTCGGAACCATCCACTATGCGGTGGAGGGTTCCGGCCCGGACCACGCACGGGTTTTTACAGCAGTCCTGCACATCGGCGGCACGGCCTACGGCAGTGGTACCGGCCACTCGAAAAAGGAAGCGGAGCAGGAAGCTGCCGCTGATGCGTGGCGCGCCCTTTCCGGCACTGCCGCGTCAAAGGCTCCCGCTTCCGCCACCGGCGGCAAGTCAGCCGGCTCCATCGCCGCCAAGTAG